tgcaattatttttattactttttagtgcatttttatttgttttaaaatagtgttttgtttgaagtcggtttttctttttgttaaaattttatttatacttggtggtagggctttgtgcaagcccgtctgggtagataccgtTCTCTTTCAGATCAGTTCAGtaattttggagtttattgcaaacatacagacatcggagactttgttttacaatatgtagCGATATAAAACTAAACTATATTGTGCACCGTTAGgaatatatatgattaatatatttttattaatatactattagttatatccactttagtttaacttctaaaattcgaataacagtttcgtcgacgttcaaaacgccattttctCAAATCCACAGTGAATACCACAGACTAATccagctctcgaccaatgagagAGCTGTTGTTATCTGgcttttttctgttattattgaaataaagatataatcttCAATGGGGCCGTCTATAAATTAGGCGGGGGGGGGGGTGTCTGCGGATGACGGTAAATGATAGATAGGAGGGGGGGTGTTTCGGAATtcagtcatttttatttatttatttatagtttattgttcacgtacaaaaatataatttctaaaaagaCATTTCTTCCAGCACACCTAGTAAGTGAGACTGCAAATGTGAGAGGCGGCTAAGGCGCATACAATACTAAAATAACtcataataaacatacataatgcaaCATAGATGTACACAAATACATCAATAACTACAGATAAAATACTCTATTATCCAAAGAGaagtaaaaaatagaatttttaagaaaatgtaactttttacttttatattatactagcgacgcgccccggctccgcacgggtgcaatattgatactaaatatactacagaatttgtttattaacgacatcacattgcaaacttctaaaattatcagtgttactttactatatgttcatgtattaaatacacaaaccttccccttgaatcacactttCTATTTAAAAGTCCAGAAAACCccacagtatatctatcaaaaaacaatacgatatactttaagatatatgttttttacaaattaccttttataggaTAATATACTGGGGCTCAATCGAGGGGCTCGTatagcttctttcttttgattgttgaggcgcatGCCCGTGCCTAACACCGGCTCCaattatagcaataattataactacagtaTATAAACGtagatcgacttttaagtagtctaatatttttaatttcattttacttaggaggactctaaaaaatatatgttgaatacgcaattatttttattacgttttagtgcatatttttgtttgattattcttatttattattctttttgttaaaaatgttatttatttattaagtattgttatatCCCTCGCTAGAGCTCCGATAATAACCGCGTCTGATTGCTGCTAAATTCAAAGTGCTACGAAAATTAGCCAACatatgtgataaaaaaaatgttattgtgggttataacTGACAGATAGACACATACCATCGCGGAGTATTTTTTGAGGAcatttttgaggtgtacaattcTATATTGTGTGTGTATTCTATACTgtattcagccagcgtttgcaatataTGCGCAAAAATGTGTCTTTTTAcggcatcacattagaaaactctaaaattttcagtgcttatctactatattgttcacgtgttatatatataaaatcattctcTTTAAATCACTCACTCacttatactatgtagtgataacaaATGGTACAATATACACAGTTTTCACTCTTTaggaaatacaaaccgctatgtccctgcgttttaaaactgtaatatcttcgaaactATTCATTTAAATGACATACTGTAAAGGGCCgtattgatctatattgaatgcacaatttatttaaggtacctaattgaataaggattaatgctttattgcttaaaatcgcttcgaaaataagccattttttctcgtaaaaataaaagataaaaacgtTTACTGtgggttatctttaagagatagatatataccatcgcggacttttttgtagatatttttaaggtgtacaatttcttagtacattattttgttatattatctaCTAGcctttgcccgcgacttcgttcgcgtggacttcaggttcgtcccgtctagtctagtaatcgcttaaaatcgcttcgtaaataagccattatttctcgtacaaagtaaaggataaaaaatggttattgtgggttattcctaagagataaacatataccatcacggacttttttgtagacctttttaagttgtacaatactgtagtacattgttttgatctatcttgtaggattcagtcagcgtttgcaatgtaagcgcaaaaaatgtgtttttttacgacctcacattagaaacctcaaaaattgtatcctatgtgttattctgatgtataagctatattgtggtaaagtttcattcaaatccattcagtagtttttacgtgaaagagtaacaaacatccatacatacaaactttcgcctttataatagtagtagggtCTAgcagggttcagccagcgtttacaatgAAAGctcataaaaattaacaaacttaCGACATTACATGAGAAACTTTTGCATTgtcagtgttacttaactatattgtctatgtattatatataaaaacctttctctcgaatcactctatctattaaaaaaccgcatctaaatccgttgcgtagtttaaaagattaaagcgtacaaagggatatagggacagaaaaagtgactttgttttatactatgtaaagatttatCAGGGGGGTGTTTCGGAATTcacgtcatttttatttatttatttatagtttattgttcacgtacaaaaatataatttctaaaaagaaatttcttccaggACACCTAGTAAGTGAGACTGCAAATGTGAGAGGCgggaataataatattatatattattattccctattttttacttttatattatatttatcaatgattattgccaaaataaaaataataaaggtgATTCTATAACCAAGTGttttaatcatataataataccCTATTTTTCTCAAATCtgcaatgttttaatttcgTCGAACTGGTAATGACGTCAATTTTGGGAGAAGGGGGGGGGATCATTAAGAAATGAGGATAGGATATGATTGTAGGGGGTCTGAAAAAATCGATGACGTATTTTATGGACGGCCCCTATAGACATTAAtgctatacatataaatgttagTCGCTTGCGTTTTACGATGTGAGTTACCACGTGTTAtcccaaaaaagtagcccatgtcttttcttagagttcaagtttgcttcacactgaatttcatcgaattcggttcagcggtttggtcgtgaaatagcgacagacagacagacaaaattactttcacatttataacatcacTATAGATATATGTGACGTCTCGTGCGCTCGGACTGCCCCTGATAATCAACGCGTAACATTCCAAGGTCACTCACGACTTTCAAGTGCCTCTTCAGGCTGGAGTTGGTGCCGAAGCTGGTGTTGCAGATCTCGCACAGGAACGGCCTCTCGTTGCGGTGAGTGCGCTCGTGGACCTGCGGAGACGCCCAGTGGTTACGACGCGTGCTCTTagccgacgattgcgggttcaaacccaggcaagcgccactgaacattcatgtgcttaatttgtttttataattcatctcgtgctcggtgaagggaaacatcgtgagaaaacctgtatgtgtattcccccaacccccattggaacaccgtggcgaaatatgttccaaactttctcctcaaagggagaggaggcctttgtccaGTAGTGGGAAACAATGTGCACCCGTGTGACCTACAGCGGGTCTGCCTCCTCACCCGGGCCCTGGGCAATAGTCTTAAGATAACGGGGCCGCTATGAATTTGAGAGGACATTTTGTTTTGAACAAACAAAGAAACTTTCATTGTCCTTTAATTTGTGAATAAACAATGCCATTATTGCCATATTTGTGGATTGGTTACAACGGAAAAGTCAATAATACAGaataataatttcgaaaatattCCGATCTTTTCATATGGTCTGGTTTAAAGGGAGGGCTCTGTCCAGCATTGTTTGTTCCTTCGTCTTCAACTAGAGGCCCTGGGCGTATTAGGTTATATGGGGCCCCCGCgcgtcaaagggagaggagggctcTGTCCAGCATTGTTTAGAGGCCCTGGGCGCATCAGGTTACATGGGGCGGGGGCGCGTCACCTGCAGGCTGTAGGCCTCGAAGAAGCCCTTCCCGCAGTAGGTGCAGCGGAAGGTGGCGCCGCGCAGCACGCGCTCGTGCGTCTTCATGTGCACGGCGAGCAGCGCGCGCGACCCGAACTTCTTCGGGCACTGCGCGCAGCCGTGCGTCTTCTCCTGGGGGGGGGGGCGATGACATAACACCTGAGCCTCAAACTTATAGTCCGCCGTACGgctctgtaagaattcactttaaATATCACTTTTGATGTAACCGACCAACTAACGGTGACACACGATTTTCAcgtgttttatatacattatatgatTACATTCAATATTAGATTCTGACATATCACTCTTGTGTTCTGTGAGTGAGTTTCGAGATTTTAACGAGAGAGTAACGTTTGTGTGAATTCGTTAAGTGAAGTTCAGTTTGTCAATTTTAGGTGTAAGTTATGATTAAATACAAATTCTTGGAGtacaaatgtgtttttattcaatattgagaCTAAGTTTGAGAATTCTGTCATATTTTTCTAAAGATTCCAAGCACAAGAGGACAAAtggcaaataaaaaacataattatcaccgaattgacgcgatattattACAGtgacagtaacagcctgtcaatttcccactgctgggctaaggcctcgtctcccattaaggagaggcttggaacatattccaccacactgttccaatgcggcttggttgCTGATTGATTAATtgagcttgaataatctatgatataaaaatccCTTCTCGAACGTCGACGAAATTGTTATCAGAACTTTGAACGTAAACTTAAAGTGCGTAAGTAGTTCAGTGGATATTGGTGGATAAAATAAAGGAAGATGCATAGCAACACTCAAAACTATATGAATTTAAACAAATAGTCTTTTGTCTAACCGAATACTTTAGGATGATTCCATAGacaattatatatagatactCCATTCCAACTATAACAGGGAAAAGGCTAAGTAAACAACGTCTGGCAGCAAATCGACGCGAtattattggtcgagagctGTTCCACATCTTAAGAAAGAATCACCCCCTCAGATCCTGCACCctcataacaaaaaataaacacacaattACTTTACACGTTTCTCTTACTCATTTCTAGTTCGTAAATAAAAGCTAACTATTTAGTATAAACAGTAACACCTGTAATTTTCCCGCAGCTGGTAAaggaggcctcctcttcctctGAAGAGAAGAGTAGGaggatattccaccactctgctgCAATGcgggaaattaattaaaattagacaaatacAGGTTCCCTCGCGAGGTTTTCATTCACCACCGAACTcgcaatgaattataaacacaaattaagcacttgaaattGACTGATGCTTACCTGGGCTTAAAAACGCACTAAGCACTGGACCAACTCGactcttaaataaaacaacaacagcctgtaaatttcccaatgctgggccaaggcctcctctcgctttgaggataaggttttgaacatattccaccacgctgttccaatgcggcttggtggatcACTCATGTGTTGTGTTGTGGTTTTCATTCACGACTGAAAtcggaataaattataaacacaaattaagctcatggaAATTCATtgatgcttacctgggtttgatctcgcgccatctcggctcctaaATAAAAGACAACAccgaattaaatttgaaatatttatttctgtgaCAGAtacaacattttacaattttggtAAAATCTTATAACCTACGAACTAACTTTACAATAAACTATTACATACAACACACAATTTGAAATCTTATAAATGAAAGTGCATTATCTAGTATTTAAACGAATCTATGTATTATACGCCAGTTAAGAATTAATTTGGTtcctttaataatttcaaatctgtccttttttaaattaatgatgtacaaacacaattatacatatatattaatagcaaatcgtaaaaaattgaaacaaatatgttatattcgataataatcatttgtttacattttctacgaatcgtttgtaaataatttcacaattttatgtCGCTAGGGAGAAAAAAACAagtgtatatacattatatactttaatataacaaaaaaaactagcGCCCTGTCGattgaatcaaaatatattacaatattcataCTATTCCTTatcacttaaaattattttaaactacaaaCAGATCTAAGAGATTTCTATTCAATATCCCATCACTTGTCTTTGTCTTTTTATAATCTGTCCCGCTTGCACAATTTCCTAaccttatattatattgatgaaCGATAATtgtgaaaatttgttttattttaaaaaaaaaatattataatactgtacTGTCATAACTCTTGTTTTTTTACGACGACTTTGGCGCGCGCAAATGGcgtcaccatctattcaaaacgtaaacattcgtgaagacgatactgataatgatgttctaatagaagaagtggaaaagagaccagctctttgtggaaaaattgaaagagtattcagttattcacgtgaaaattaaagtcTTTTTCTGCCGAGTTtcacgagttcacagagaaccaccgtctcttcgaaatccatagtggcaaatgacacttcgatttcgaaaatgttttgtcactgttTCTATTAATGAGCGCATTCCACTgtggaaacgtgacgtgacaatgacaaacactttaaagtcaccgtgacaaaaatcacccgTGCGCGCCAGTTCTTAGATCTCAAAGTAAGACTGAGGATGAAAGGAagcgttaattattattatagtagtggTATTAGACATGCGAGTCTACAGactcttgttttttttacatttataatatgtagacatattataaatgtaaaaaaaacaagagttattaaattgaaattacttGAATTTCACTTCTGTTATTAAATGATTGCTTTCTTCAAACGTATTTCACGATTCatgaaaaaagagtaactactgattttcatGTCGATTTAAAATTCACAATCAAAATTGTTATGCTGACCATCTTCcaccttaattatatatttttaaggaataaattGACGGGAAACAGTAATTtcgttaacattaaaatatttacaaatactttacaaTTAACTTACACATaaccattttataaataagatcgAAGTATGTGCAGTATCTTACATCAACTTAATCgtgaaattatacaaattattataaaaaaaaaataagtactcaCATCATCCAAACCAAGTACGACTTATACTGAGTTCTTAAAATAAAGTGGGGGCAAATTAGGGGGCATTTTCATAATcagaattagaaaaataaaaccatttactGAATTAgacagttattctttttcaaggAGCACTAAAACTCTCatttacaaacacaaaaatCTATTTAACTTCTGGAAGAGAGGTGGAGGAGAGCTTGGAGCGTTAccattaatgtaatatatttgttaattcatatatgtcaccgtaagattacaaaattcgttagactATAATCTACCTCATTAGATTAGATTAGATCTAACGAATTACAGTAGATTACagtatagcgaaaaataatgcgtcaattgcaatcatatttcatggttcacaatatttcgatagATTGCAATCTCATGaggtagattataatctaacgagttttgtaatcttacggtgacatatacataaactttaataattgtaaatccGAAACAAATTCCATAACAATCTCATTGAAGAGAATATATTTGCCCAGCAATGGGACTCTTACGACACTTTAAGTTTGAGTGGAATGGACAATAATGTAAAAACTCCATATTCTAAAATGTTaacaaatcaaattcaaaaaaaaaaaaaaatctcaacgCCCATTGGTCGATACCAGTTGATGACGCGACGTGCGGCCAATGAGCGATCAGATAGCGAACAGATAATATAACGGTGTGccaataaagaaatacaaaaaggtttgatagatatagtataaccttatatttgaatttggtgTTAAAGtgttataattaagtttaaagttTCGTCTCAGTAGAATCGACATTCCCAACCTGTCAGAGCTTTACATCTAATTGAACACATAAGCTAACATTTAAGCGGCGAAAACGAGACAGAAAGAGTTAATCAATTTGACTTTTGGACTTTTGCTTCTAACCGTACAGTGTGCGACAGGGATGGCAATAACTCGCGCACAGACAGCACGAGAACGGTCACCGTTTGTAAACAATCTCTATTGGCACAGGTTATACTAAAACAACAATTTAGATGACATTTAAAAGTGCTACGAACGACTTATCCAATAGTTTAATCTACTTCGATTTCTTTACAattgtttaagtatatttaaaaactttattaacttTCATAATTACATTACTGTGTGACCTGGTGTTAAAAGGGCTTAAGGACATCCTACAACACTGGCTTTTACGCTCAGTTATAATTGCATTAACACAATAGGATAAACACAACTGAATTtctctcgttagaatctacattcagaaccggttgtagctttagttttaaagtaataaataaatatatgagacaacatcacatacattactctgatcccaatgtaagtagctaaagcacttgtgttgtggaacatcagaagtaacgaaggcacaaacacccagacccaagacaacatagaaaactaatgataatctacatcgtctcggccggacgaacccgggacctcggagtggcgtatccgtgacgtgtacacactactcgaccacggaggtcgtcaaaaggtaaattttaattgatgatTGGAGTGTTCTTGTActacttatttgttttataatatttaaaatgatttggttacatttttaaaatttcccaGAGCCTCTTTAACACCGGATCACTTATTTAGCGAgtgatgaaatttaaaaaaaattctattgtagataataatgagaaatatttaatattcaaatgaatCAACGTGTTATAATTACTATTGATATGTTTTACCTTCAATATCAGACATTTTATTTACCGCTAGACTTGAGATTACTCCACAAACCGAATTAAATAACATCTACGTTGATCAATGTACGATTTGGAAACGtcaaacagacacacaaaccTCACTCAGACGTACTGAAAGTTACGCATTCTCTATACATAATATGCTGAATCAATTTCGATATGATTCTCTTCATATAGGTCGGAACATATAAACAGCTGTCCGGATAGTTCAGTCAGTATTGAATAAATAGTGAAAACGACACTTAGAtgtcacatcggcaaaattcgtaaaacactcacatccgaattgagtacgccatcccaaattatcagtatttatttctcatgcgaatatgatctttacacaaacgtaataacttttaatatcatatgaactaatatattcgtcaattcgacgcgtcgctttacgcactcgctgtctcgggtcgagctgacgcgagagtctatagcgacgaatagcgtcgagtggcgcgatagggagctgtttctgttgtaaattaacttttttaaaaaaaataaaaccgacttcaaatgcgTTAGGggtgaaatattttcttcaaattcgcATGAAACCACCCTTTTGATAATAcctattcaacaaaaaaaataatcgttcaaattggtttataatcataaaaagtTCATTCCCTATTTTCCACACTTgggggttgtttttttattattaaatttaaatgggaccacCCTTGAGGTATTATCTATACGCCgaaaaaagatttgttcaaatcggttcataattggcggagttatcgcgtaacaaacataGGAAAAAAAACACACGGGTCGaactgagaacctcctcctttttttgaagtcggttgaaaatgtacctcatgtcctttcctggagttcaaatttgcttcatacagaatttcatcaaaatcggttcagcggtttggtcgtgaaagagagacagactgacagagttactttcacatttataatattaatattagatgATTTGCTATTGAACGCTTTGGTGatttactgttattaaaataaaatacagacgaattgataacctcctctttgaagtcggttgaaaacggcTACCACAGATTACATAGATATTGTT
This Vanessa cardui chromosome 29, ilVanCard2.1, whole genome shotgun sequence DNA region includes the following protein-coding sequences:
- the LOC124541880 gene encoding zinc finger protein 26-like gives rise to the protein MARDQTQEKTHGCAQCPKKFGSRALLAVHMKTHERVLRGATFRCTYCGKGFFEAYSLQVHERTHRNERPFLCEICNTSFGTNSSLKRHLKVSHSTSKPFECATCHRSFVSEAIRDRHALRNHGNPEDFKFLCKLCPCKYLKLKDLRKHTYKAHPKGRRKRKPHSDSE